In Peromyscus maniculatus bairdii isolate BWxNUB_F1_BW_parent chromosome 21, HU_Pman_BW_mat_3.1, whole genome shotgun sequence, one DNA window encodes the following:
- the Lyg1 gene encoding lysozyme g-like protein 1 — protein MSPLWLLLGLLALTGSSESSSWGCYGNIRTLNTPGASCVIGRRHGLPYCGVRASERLAEIDRPYLLRYQPTMRIVGRKYCMDPAVIAGVLSRESQGGNFVVDMGNMGNGIGVIQDSSFYPPTSWKSDSWVSQKTEILTSKIKEVQARFPSWTPDQYLRGGLCAYSKGPTFVRSNQDLNCDFCNDVLARAKYFKNHGF, from the exons ATGTCTCCACTGTGGCTGCTCCTGGGCCTCCTGGCCTTGACTG GCTCCTCTGAAAGCAGCAGTTGGGGATGCTATGGAAACATCCGAACCCTGAACACCCCAGGAGCATCTTGCGTGATTGGAAGACGGCATGGCCTGCCCTACTGTG GAGTCCGTGCCTCTGAAAGGCTGGCTGAAATAGACAGGCCATATCTTCTGAGATACCAACCCACGATGAGAATTGTTGGCCGGAAATACTGTATGGATCCTGCAGTGATCGCTGGTGTCTTGTCAAGGGAGTCTCAGGGTGGCAATTTCGTGGTCGACATGGGCAACATGGGTAATGGAATCGGGGTGATACAG gACTCAAGCTTCTACCCTCCCACATCTTGGAAGAGTGATTCCTGGGTTTCCCAGAAAACTGAGATCCTGACATCTAAAATCAAAGAAGTCCAGGCAAGGTTTCCTAGCTGGACCCCTGACCAGTACCTGAGAG GTGGACTCTGTGCCTACAGTAAGGGTCCGACCTTTGTCCGAAGCAACCAGGATCTAAACTGTGACTTCTGCAATGATGTCCTTGCGCGAGCCAAATACTTCAAGAACCACGGCTTCTAG